The Methanobacterium sp. genomic interval TATTTCAGGATAGATAGATTGGAAAAGATGAAAACTCCTGTAGAAGCGAAAAATCCTTTAATCCAATCGGCTAAAGATGTTTTTAATGGTTTTATTGCTGCGTTTAGATAATTTTGGGAGCAAATAGAATGCAGAAGAAATATGATGAGCCCATGTGTGCTGATTTATCCAGAGATGAATTTTGCACAGAAGATGATTTTAAAATTAAAGATGAGATAAGAAAATTACTTGATTTAGAGAATTTCGCTGTTTTAGCCACCCAGGGCCATGGACAGCCGTATGCATCTATCATAAGCTTTTCTGCTTCTCCTGATTTTAAAAACATTGTTTTTGCTACTCCCAGAGAGACAAGAAAATTTAATTTACTTTCTAAATCTTTAAATGTAGCTCTTTTAATAGATAATCGGTCAAGAATGCCTCAAAGCGTTAACAGGATTAGTGCAGTTACCATTACAGGTAAAGCGAAGGTTTTAGATTTGAAAGAAAGAGATGAATGGGAAGGTATTTTAATTAAAAAGCATCCTTATTTAAAATCGTTTGTAGGAGCCCCCTCAACTGCAGTGATACTGGTAGATGTTTACAGATATTTTTTTGTTAGAAGGTTTCAGGAGGTTATGGAGTGGAGTCCTCACCAAGGATAATAATATCACTTTCCGAGGCTCAAAATTTTGATAACGACCTTGTTGGGTCAAAAACAAGGAATTTATCCCTCATTTTAAACAGAGGATTTAGAGTTCCTCAGGGATTTTGTATAACCACTGAAGGTTACAGTAATTTTATTATTGAGAATAATTTATTCCATATAATAGATATGGAAGTTTTCAAGAAGTCATTTGAGGATATGAGGTGGGAAGAAATATGGGATGCTTCATTAAGAATAAGATCTGCATTTTTAAAGGCGAAAATGCCTCTGCATATAGAAGGACTTGTAAAGAAAGAAATTGAAAGCTTTGGTAGAAATATAAAATTTTCTGTAAGGTCATCCTCACCAGCTGAAGATTCTTTTATTTACTCTTTTGCGGGTATTCATGAGTCTTATACCAACGTTAAGGGAATTGATGAGATTTTAAAGGCTATAAAACTTGTATGGGCTTCTTTGTGGAGTGATAGGGCAATATTGTATCGAGAAGAGTTATCACTTGACTCTATTAACAGTTCTATCGCTGTTTTAGTGCAAAAAATGGATAAAAAACCTGTTTCAGGACTTGCATTTTCAAAGGATCCTCGAAATGGAACCCAAAACCTAATCATTGAGGCAGTAAGTGGTTTTTTAAGTAAGCTTGTTGATAATGAAGTTGAACCTCAAAAATGGTTCATTAACAGGAATAATGGTGAAATAATCAACCATCTAAAGCCATCAGAAAAATCACTTATGTCATTTTTAGATGTTAAAAATATTGGAGAAATGATTTTAAAAATAGAAAATATCTTCGGATTCCCTGTCGATGTAGAATGGACTGGAAAAGGGGATGATTTCACAGTTTTACAGGTAAGGCCAATTACGGGTTTAAATGATCAAGATGAAGACAGACAATGGTATTTAACACTTACTCCTTCTCTGAATAATCTTAAAGCGCTTTCAAAAAGAATTGAAAATGAATTGATTCCCCAGCTTGAAAGGGAAGGCATTGAACTTTCTAAAGAAAGCCCTGATGGTATAAGCAGAATGCAACTAGCTCAAAAAATTAAAGAAAGGGCAAAAATCTATTTTAAATGGAAGGATATTTACTGGAATGAATTCATTCCATTTGCCCACGGCATTAGAAATTTTGGTACTTTCTATAACGACCTTGTTAAGCCTGATGATCCATATGAATTCATGGAAATATTAAAAAGTAATGAACTGATTGCATCAAAGAGAAACAGGGAATTATTAGGTCTTGCCAAAGTTTTAAATGAAAATCCGGATTTGAAAAATAGAATAAGTGCTATTGTTAGTCTTAAAGGCAAAAAATTGATGAGAAATCTTTTACAGATAGATGATGAGTTTAGATATAAATTCGTTAATCTTCTGGACACTTATATGGATGTTTCCTACAATAAAAAACCAATGAATGAATATCCTGAGGTTATTCTGGGAAACATAATAAAATTATCTAATCAAGAACTGAGAGGAGCGCAAATTACTGATAGTAAAGCACATGAATATTTAGATAAACTTTATTCTGCTGCTGGAGAATCAAGAAGGGCAGAAGTTGAAGAAAACCTTAGAATGGGAAGATTAAGCTGGAAGCTAAGGGATGATGATAACATTCTCTTTGGGAAAGTGGAAAATCAGCTCCTGATTTTTTTAAATAAAGGTAAAAAAATCCTTGTAAAAGAAAAACGTATAGATTTTGATGTGGATTTGATTCCTGAAAACTGGAAAGCTATATATAATGGATTAATAGATAAAAATGTGTATTTAGATATAGATAACTTAAAAAAAGAAGAAAAAAGCAATATAAACTATAAACCAAGGCAGCTAATAGGTCAGCCCTCATCTCCAGGTATTGTAACCAGTAAGGCAAGGATCATCAGTTCCTTAGCTGACTTTTCAAAGCTTGAATCGGGAGAAATAATAGTTTGTGATGCTGTTCAGCCACAAATGACATTTTTAATGGCCCTTGCTTCGGGGATAGTAGAAAGAAGGGGTGGAATGTTGGTTCATAGCTCGATAATTGCCAGAGAGATGGGTATACCCTCTGTAAATGGGGTCAGCAAGGCAACTGAAATTATCAATAATGGAGATTTAATCACTGTAAATGGATATCTGGGTCTGGTTATTATTGGAGAGCCCGAATTTAATTTAGAAAGGGGTTTTGAGGAAATTAAAGAGTGGTGAGAATATGACCGAGACACTTGCTTATGAAGTGGAAATTAAGGATGATAATTTCGAAATAAGAATGTATGCAGACCATATACTGGCCCATGTAGATTTAGATGCATCATTCGATGATGCTATGGGAATTGGATTTTCAATACTGGCTAACTATATTTTTGGGGGGAATAGAAAGCGTTCAAGTATAGAAATGACCGCACCGGTTACTGAAGAGAAAAGGGAATCAGAAAAGATTGCCATGACAACACCTGTAACTGAGGAGTCATTAAAGGAATCTGAGAAAATAAAAATGACCACTCCTGTTATTGAAGAAAAAACAGGGAATATTCACCGTATATCTTTTGTGATGCCTGCAAAATATACACTTGATACGCTTCCAGAGCCTGATGATAAAAGAATTAAGTTTGAAGAAGTTAAAAATGAAAGAGTGGCTTCGCTTCGCTTCAAAGGAAGAGTTAAAGAGAAACTTGCAAGGCAAAAAATCGAGGAATTAAAGAAATGGCTGGAAAAAAATAATATTCAGCCGAAATCAAACTTTATTGTAGCACAATACAATAATCCAGCAGTTCCAGGATTTTTAAGACGAAATGAAATACTGGTGGACATCTAAAATAATCGTATAAATATTAAATTCTAATTTTAAATCTTTTAAAGGATTTTAAATATAATAAAGAGAAAAATATTATCATGGACAATGGACAGAGGAACAGAATATTACTACTGCTTTTTATCGGCGTTTTTATGGGTGCACTGGACATAGGAATTGTGGGTCCTGCACTACCTGCTATTAAATCTTTTTTTGGAATTAATGAGAGGATTCTCTCATGGATTTTTGCCATATATATCCTTTTTTTTATGATAGGAACTCCATTAATGGCTAAATTGTCAGACATGTACGGTAGAAGACCAGTCTATATTTTTGACATTGCTTTATTTGCTGCTGGTTCTATTATAACTGCATTTTCAACTTCATTTGAGATGCTACTTCTTGGAAGAGCTGTACAAGGTTTTGGGGCTGGAGGAATATTCCCTGTTGCCAGTGCTTTTATAGGCGATACATTTCCTCCAGAAAAAAGAGGTTCTGCCCTGGGAATCATAGGTTCTGTATTTGGGTTATCAGCAGTTTTTGGTCCGATTCTGGGAGGTTTGGTTTTAAATTATGGATGGCAATGGCTGTTTCTAATAAATATTCCAATTGCGGCAGTGATCATTGCTGCAGGTTATATTATACTTCCCAAAACAAAAAGACAATGGGTTCCTGGCTTTGATTGGTATGGAACCATTGTGCTGGGAGTTCTTGTTGCTGCGCTTGCATTTGGCGTAAATCAAATAGATACAAGTAATTTTGCAGAAAGCATTAAATCTATCTATGTTTGGCCTTTTTTACTGATTTCAATGCTATTATTACCTGTTTTATGGAAAGTTGAAAAAAGCGCTGAAGACCCGGTGATTCAGATTAATCTATTAAAAAACAGGGAAGTTAAGCTTGCAACTGGCATATCCATAGGTTCTGGTTTAAGCCAGGTGGCCATTGTATTTTTACCATCATTTGCAGTGATTTCATTATCTTTATCTGCATCTACGGCGAGTTTAATGGTGCTTCCCTTGGTTATTGCAATGGCTGTTAGTGCTCCTGTAATTGGAAAGTTGCTTGATAAATATGGTTCCAAAAAAGTGATGCTTTCTGGTAGTTTAATATTAATTACAGGCCTGCTTATTTTAAGTTTCTTTGCTTCATCTTTTTATTTATTCATATTATCAGGAATTATTGTGGGCATGGGACTGATTACAATTATTGGAGCTCCTTTGAGGTATATAATGTTGTCTGAAAGCCCTCCGCAATACAGGGCATCTGGACAGGCTTTAATTAACATAAATTCCAGCGCTGGCCAGTTGGTTGGAGGAGCCTTAGTTGGTGGAATTATAGCATCTAAAGGAAGTAATTATGCTGGTTATGAACTTGCATATATAACTGTTGCCTTTGTAGCAATTGTTATTTTATTTTTAACTATCGGACTTAAAGGCCGCAAGGAACAGGTTGAAACCATGAAGGGATAAATCATTATTTATAACATGATAATTTGAATTTTCTTTTTTTTTAAAATAGTTCATTTAAACAAGGTAAATTAAAACTGATATTAAATAAAACCCATCATTTTTGTATTACTTAGAATTAGATGATAAGATATAAAAATACTAAAAAGAAACATATTGCATGGGGCGAGTTGGGAATATATATGTGTAAAACACAATATAAAACAACTGAGAGTTTAACATGCTCCAATTATTTCAAATAATACAGACTTCAACTCTGGAGTTGTGACCAAATGGTACAGATAATTAAAACCTTTGTAAAGTGCTACAAAAAGAAAGCAAAAAAGATGGTAGGCGGTAAACAAAAGGTTTACGAATATAACCAGTACCTCATACCTCTTAAAAGAACGGATAATCTTGAATGCAAGGAAGGAGTACTCATAATACCCGAAAAATATTTTAAGGAACTCTTTGGGGTAGAGGATACATGGGCAGTAAAGGAATATATTAGTAAGCTTAAAGGATATGAAAGAAACATTGGTGAATACAGGAAGGAATTCAAGGAACTTGAATGGAAACACAATGAACTATCAAAATCCTATAAGGAACTCCTGAGCAAACATACAAAAGCCAATAAAAAATACAGATCTTTTGCATCAAAACTCCAGGAATTAGAAGCTCAAAACACTGAATTAAAAAGAAAATTAGAATTAAAGGAAGCAGAAAATAAAAAACTCAGTGAAAACTACGAAAGAGAATTGAATAAGGCCATGATCCTTGAAAATGAATTAAAACCAAATAAAGATAAGGATTTCTGGACCATGCTCAAGAGCAGGATTGGTAAAAAGGATATAATCGCAAAAGAAGATGAATAAATAGTTTTTTATTTTAACTATTTTATGAATGATTTCATGATAAAGTATTCTGATTTTGAAAAAATAGTGGTAAATAAGCTTGGAAGGGATATAAGGGCTGAAGTAAACCCTGATCAATATAAAGCCATAAGTGCATCAAAATATGATTCTCTATTCATTGTTGCAGGGCCTGGAAGCGGTAAAACAACTGTAATGGTTCTAAAAGTGTTAAAATTTATTTTTGTAGAAAATATTGAACCATCAGACATTCTTGCCACCACCTTTACACGTAAAGCGGCATCTCAACTGAAAAGCAGAATTATAGAATGGGGAAATAAACTGAAATCCAGTTTCATGAACAATCCTAAATATAAGGATGTAATAAATGACTTAAATGAAATAAATTTTAAAAAAATAACAATTGGAACCATTGACAGCATATCAGAAGATGTTCTAAGCATGGATTCCACTGATTCACCTTACACAATAATTGAAGATTTTGTCTCAAATTCATTGATGACCAAGGTTGGAATTCTGGATCATGAACGTCAAAAAGACAGACAGTTAAAAAGTTTTTTAAACCAGATTAGGGGCACTAAATCCCAATTAAACGTTTCAATGATGAGTCAGATACTGCTGGAGATAAAGGACAGAATTTATCATGACAGAATTGATTTCAACGAATTTACAAACAATTATAAACATCCCGGGGCAGAAATAGCTCGTGATGCAATTTCAGATTATACAGAAGAACTTAAAAACAGGTTACTTCTTGATTTTTCAATGCTTGAAGATGAATTTTTAAAGAAACTCCAAAATGGAAGGCTCAAAAAATTTTTAAAGCATATTAAAATAATTCTTGTAGATGAATACCAGGATACAAATTTGCTTCAAGAAATGATTTACTTTGAAATAGCAAATGCTGCAATAAAGAACAAAGGAAGCATTATTGTTGTAGGGGATGATGATCAATCGCTTTACAGATTCAGGGGGGCTACAGTAGAACTTTTCAGAAATTTTGCCCAAAGACTAGAGGAAGAAATTTCTGTAACGCCCTGTTTTATTAATCTTTCAAAAAATTACAGATCAACAAAAAATATCGTTGACTTTTGCAATAAATTCATCGAAATAGATAAAGGATATGAAAAAGCACGTATTGAAGGTAAAAAACCAATAGTCTCCTCGCGTGAAGGATTTTTCACAGAATTACCGGTTCTTGGAATGTTCAGGGAAGACATAAAAACCCTTGCAAAGGATCTTGCTTCTTTTTTAGATAAAATCGTCCATGGGGATGGAATTAGTTTTCAACAGGGAAATGAAACATTTAACATATGTATTGATGAAAAAAATTGGTCTCCAGGAGATATAGCCATTTTATGCAGTTCTCCTCTGGAATTAGATTTTAAAGGCAATCAGAGACTGCCCTGTTTACTTAAGGACGAGCTAAGTAAATATAACCCACAAATACCAATATTTAATCCTCGCGGACAGAATTTAGCACGAAATAAAGTTGTTGAAATACTTTGCGGTATACTGCTGGAGTGTATTGATCCAGAGGGGTTAATACAGAGGGAACTCAGAGGATTACCTCAAAATGCAGTATACAGATTTAACGTCTGGCGTTCAAGGGCTTTAAATTATGTTAAAAACGAAGATAATGATTATAAATTTATTAAAGAATTTTTGAATACATGGAAAATAGAATTTGGACTTATGGGGGATGATGTCTCCATCATTGATCTTATTTACAGATTAGTTAGATGGATTCCAGAAATGCAGGATCCTGAAGGAATTGTATATGTAGAGGTTATAACTAAGACTATAACTCAAACAAGCCTATTTAGTGATTTTAGAGCTAATATAATTTTAGATGATAAAAATGGGAGATATAAAGATTCAATTATAGAAGCAATATGGAATATTTTTGTTCCAATTGCAATAGGTGTAATAAATATTGATCTGGATATTCTTGAAGATCTTCCTCAAAACCAGATAAATGTAATGTCAATTCATCAGTCTAAAGGACTTGAATTTCCAATTGTAGTGGTTGATGTGGGCTCTGATTTTAGAATGAATTATTCATATGATTCTTTCAGGCGATTTCCAGGAACACCAGGTAAATCATGCACAATTGAAGATAATATGAGGGAATACTCTCCAATTGGGAAGCCTGAGCGAGATGGGCTGGACAGGGCTTTCGATGACATTATAAGGCAGTATTTCGTGGCATTTTCCCGTTCAAAAAATATTCTGATGCTTGTCGGGCTCAATTCAGTGAAAGATGGTTATTTCTTCAATGGTGAAATGAGATATATCCCTAATATGGCCACAGGATGGGATAGAAAAGAAAAATGGCACTGGAAAGGACTTCATGGTCTTTTCCATATATGAAAACTTAATTATTTAGCCATGGTTTCTTTATATATCATAATATTTAGGAAATAAGACCGAATACTATCATTACAAATATTGCAAACCACAATAGCCAAATTGTGAATACTGAATAGTATGAATAGAATTAGAAGGATAATACCAATGGCTATTAGTGACCCAACGCTTATTTGTCTTGTTTGTTTTTCAATTTTACAATAAATGTATAAATGATATTATACAAATATACAATAAAGTAATAAGGTTGAAGGTAAAGAGGGGTTAATCTGACATTATTCGAAGTTTTGCAATTCTGGTTTTAGCTGGAGCAGTTATAATTCTTCTATATTATTATATTCAAGCGATTAATAGAACTGGTAGCGCAGGATTTGATACATTTAAATCTAGTTTGAGTGAAGCAAGTAGAGGTGTTTCAGATGCAGGCAGCAGAGTTTCTGAAGGGATTTCTCAGCAATACAGGAGCAGCAACGTTAAAGGGGAAAGTAAGATGTCAGGTGTAACTGAAAGGGTATCTGGATATGGTGAAAAATTAAGAGGAAAAGTAAAAGAGGTGCCAATTAGTACTGATGCTTTTTCTGGACGAATTGACGAATTTTTACACGAAAGGAGTGATCAACTGATAAAAGACTGGTCTTTAGCCACAAAGTCTGATTTAAGCGAGCTTGAAAAAAGATATGGCAAAGTATCTCGTGATGTGGATGACCTAGCTAAAAGATTCGAAGAGTTTAGAGGACATGCAAATAAGAAATTTGAACGAATTGAAGAAAGAATAAAAGCATTAGAGGAATAATAATAACCAATAAAATCCCGAAAACTCTTTTATTTTATTATAGTATTTTAAATCATTTTTATTTAAAGATAGAGAAATGCAGGTATAATCATTTTTATTAATAATTATGAATATCTAATTTAATTACTTATACATGTAATACGTGGTGATAGAATTGAGAGTGTCCGAACAAATAAAAGGAAAAGAAGTTATAGACAGTTCTGGAATGATTGTGGGTAAAGTAAAAGATGTTGAAATAAACTGGAGCAATAATGAAATTGAAGCAATTGTTTTGGGACAAGGGGGAATTTCTGAAATGTTAGGCGTATCCAAGAATGAAGTAGTTATCCCCCGTGATGCCGTTAAACAGATTGGGGATAGTATACTACTTAAAAAACTGGACTAAAAAGTAAAAATCCCTATGTTTATAAGATGATTAGAAATTAATAAAAAAATGAATATTATTCCTTTTAGCTAAGATTTTCTCTGTTTTAAGACGTATATATTTGAATAGTTCCTTTTGCATTGGTATTGGTTATTAGAAGTCCTTTTATATTGGATTCATTGAATGTATATGTTACATTAAGCGGTTGGGTTTCATTTGCTAGGTTAATGGTTTTTTGTTCGAGTATGTTTACTGTATAGTTTGCGCCAGTCGCTCCTTGTACCGGAACAGTGTTTAAAATCAATATTATTATATTTGATGTATTAATATTGGAATTCAGTCTGGTTAAATTCTGGCCTACAAATTTAACATTATTTGTTCCATTGGGTATTGTTACATTTTGAACTCCTATAAAATTTGGACCTTCTCCTACTGTTAAATTGTACTGGAACAATAACGTTTAATTGTTGATGCATCCAGAAGCAAAAACAACTGCCATCAAAATAGCTAAAAATCCGAAAAGAGTTATTCCCGATTTTTTCAAATATATTCCCCCTTATCTACTTAATATTAATATTTATGTTAGTATGTCATAATTATACTTTAACAAATTTCAAATTATCATAAAAATTTTACACTAGCACCCATAATACTGTTTCTAGAAATTGGAAATTCTAGTAAAAAAACTAATATTAAGAAGAATTCATATCTGAGCTTGATAATACCTTTTTTATAATAAACATAAAATTAGAGTTATATCTAACTTTTTGGTTATACTTATAATTTATATACTGCTTCAGACTTCTAATAATACCAAGGAGTAAAATAGAAGTATTATGGGCGGTATTCATGTCATTTGGTGCAAACTTAATTCCACATCCATCAATTTCAGGGGTTAAAATTGTCCGGAATAAAAATAACTTTCCAATCAGCTGGTTAAATACTCAAGGGTACTGTGAATACAGTATTTTTCTTGAAAACGTACGTAAAATCAGAACCGCACCTACAAAAGCCATGATTCAGGGATCCCGTGAGCATTTGGTCTTAGAAGAGAAATTCAAAGAAGAAGCTGAACCAGCAACCTTTGATGAGATGCTGGAAACATCAAAAACCGCCGAAATTTTATCTAGAGAATTACCTGTAATTTCAGCCACCTATGGGATAAGAGGATTTATTGACGAAGTATGGATGACGCCGGAAGAATTTATTATAATAGATGATAAACCGGGAACTATCGCTTATCAATCAAGTATTAATCAGGTATACGGATACTGTCTGGCATTTAAGGACATGAGTAAAGAAGATAGGAAGATTGTTGCTTCTCTACGCCAGAGAGGGACTGATAATGTTTTCTGGGCTTCATATTTTGATGAAAGGGCTGAAAAACAAATAACTGACATTATTAACCATATACATGAATTGATTTCTGGTAAAAAAGATTTTAATTCAACAGACAATCCTAATAAATGCATTAAATGCAGATTCAACCATTCATGCGATAGACGAGTTTAATTTACCCTTATTCATTCTATAGACGCGTGATATTATTGAAATTTTGATTTTATAATTTTATTTTAGTTTTAAAAGATTATTTCAATCTTTTGGAAGGATTAATAAGTTTTCCATATCTTTTCCGCAAAGGTTATATGTCATTGGGTATAAAAAAATGCAATACTGTAATACTTTATAACTCTAAAATAAACTAATTATCTCCAGATGTGGTGTTAAAGTCAAAAATGAAATATTCAATAAGTATTGGGGAAATTAATGAAGTCTGAATACATGGATACTACATTGACATAAGGGATCGATATATTTAAATATGAAAAACAGTAAACATTTGACTTGCCACAGCGCAGATAGTCTGTTTATTTTAGTCTGTATAGTCCCGTGGGGTAGTGGTAATCCTGCTGGTCTTTGGAACCGGCGACGGCGGTTCGACTCCGCTCGGGACTATCCCTTAAAAACAAAAGGGGTATATCCTATGAAGAAAATACTTGTTGTAGGTACAAATACGCGACCTGTGGCATGTTCTGCAAAAAAAATGGGAAATACAGTATATTCTGTAGATTATTTTTGTACAAGTGACCTGGTTAAGTGTTCTGACTATTTAAGATGTATACTATCACAATTACCCTATGAAACATGTGGTAATTATGCAGAAAAATATGATTCGAACTTACTTCATGAATATGCCTATGAAGTTGTTGACGATGTTGATTATATATTCTGCAGCTCTGGAGCAGTGCCAGAAAAATTTCCAGAATCAAAGATAATTGGAAATAAGAAAATAGGACATGTAGAGGATAAATATAAACTTTATAAATCCCTTAAAAAGAAATTTAATGTTCCAGAAACCTTTTTAATTTCGTCTTATCAGGAAGCATCCCAAATAGTTGATAACAATCCAGATAAAAAATTCATTATTAAGCCAGTTATTGGTGCTGGTGGTAAAGATATCCGGAGATTTGAGGAAACCACTGAAAATTCTGATTTCAGTAGATTCATGCTGCAGGAAGTTATAAAAGGTGAAAGTATCAGTGCCTCAGTTTTATCCACAAAAGAAGAAGCAAAAACAATCTTAACAAGTATGCAGTTGATTGGTGATAGCTGGCTTGGACAGCCGGATGAATTTGCATACTGTGGAAATATAGTGCCTCATAAAGATGATCCCAAAATAAAAAAATTAGCTGAAGATGTTATAATGGAACTATCTCTTGTTGGATCAAATGGAGTAGATATGATAGATACTGGTGATGAGATTTATGTAATTGAGGCTAATCCAAGATTCCAGGGGACTTTGGAATGTGCTGAAGAAGTACTGGGAATAAACATGTTTGATGCACACTTTAAAGCATCTAATGGAACATTAATAGATGTTCCCAAACCAAAAGGATACGCTGTTAAAATGGTTGTATTTGCTAAATGGCGTTCAATTGCTGGAGATTTAAATTTTGGGGGGGTATATGATATTCCCGAAAAAAATGTAATAATTGAAAAGGATGAACCTGCAGCTACAGTTGTGGAAAGTGGTAAAACTCTTGAGGAAGCAATTTATAATGGAAAGCGCACTGTTGAAAAAGTATATGGTGCACTTAATCCATATCCTGGGAAAATAATGGTCAGAAATGTCAATATTTAGTATTTAAAAGTATGGAAATACTAAATTATCCCAAGCTGTATGAGGATGAAAACAATAGTACCAATGGTAATTAGAACTGTGGAAAGAATCATTGTACCAAGAAAAACCATATATAGCTTTGCACGTTTATCTGGATCATTTAAAATGTCTTCTAATGGATCTATACTCAAAATAATACCTCTTTACAATTAATAAAAAAATTTGATTTTTTTTATCTCACTAAAAATATATACTGTGTAGTAGTTGGAAACACATTCCTTAGCTCTTTTATATCATGTCTATATATAAAAAGTTCCCTTTTACATGGATCAATATTCAATATTCTGCACACAATCATGGTTTCGAGTCTTCCTGTTATTCTTGCTCCAGATGTACTTGACTCAATTTCAATATAAATAGGAAGTTTCAAGTTTTTGTATTCTTTTTCTTCAATTATTGATGCTATTTTCTTAAGTTCAGCATTCTTAAATCTATGTCTTGTGCCATCTGCCCCTAATACGTGAGGTTTTTCTTCTTGCAAGAGCTCAGCAAGTGTTTTCCTTCTTCGGGGAAGATGTCTGTTTAAACTGACGACTTGTTTTTTCAGAATATTATCAGCACGATCTAATTTACTCATCTACCAACTATATTTATTTTGTTTGATATAATTATTTTCAATAAAATAAGAATAAACTGAAATGATTTATTTGGCGCTAAGGGGGGCTAATATGGATATTGATATTGAACAATGCAGAGAAAATGACTTAATTAAAAGAATAATAAGTAAAAGTGGACTTCCAATTAAACTCATTAAACTTCTTTTAAGATTATCAGATGCAATTTATATCAATGGAATTAATTATAATGTAACAATTCATGATAATGGAGCTACAATGTTACTTATTTCTTCAAAACCAGAGAATAAAACAGGTTATTTTCATACCATTTCCTTATCAAATGCATTTTACAAATTAAGGGATATCGAAAAGGAAAATGATGATATAAAAACAGAAATAATAGTTGAAGAGAATATGATACAGATTAAATTGGATATAAAAGAAAAAAGGAGTTGATTACTTCAACATTTCAACTGGAAGAAGTATTAAAACTCCGAGCAGGTCGTCTTTTTCTATTTGACCGTCGATACTTGCAAGAAATGAAGCATGGTCAACAGTTTTTTTCATGCTGAGAGGAAGATGAACTTCTTCACCCACTGCTATTGCATGTCCATATCTGTTGGCTGCATAGGCAGATAAGAATGTAATGTGATTTTCAGGGATTATGACCTTCTTAATTTTAATTGATTTTGCCTCATTGGCCTTAACATGTATATTTTCATCAGCTATAAC includes:
- a CDS encoding MFS transporter, whose amino-acid sequence is MDNGQRNRILLLLFIGVFMGALDIGIVGPALPAIKSFFGINERILSWIFAIYILFFMIGTPLMAKLSDMYGRRPVYIFDIALFAAGSIITAFSTSFEMLLLGRAVQGFGAGGIFPVASAFIGDTFPPEKRGSALGIIGSVFGLSAVFGPILGGLVLNYGWQWLFLINIPIAAVIIAAGYIILPKTKRQWVPGFDWYGTIVLGVLVAALAFGVNQIDTSNFAESIKSIYVWPFLLISMLLLPVLWKVEKSAEDPVIQINLLKNREVKLATGISIGSGLSQVAIVFLPSFAVISLSLSASTASLMVLPLVIAMAVSAPVIGKLLDKYGSKKVMLSGSLILITGLLILSFFASSFYLFILSGIIVGMGLITIIGAPLRYIMLSESPPQYRASGQALININSSAGQLVGGALVGGIIASKGSNYAGYELAYITVAFVAIVILFLTIGLKGRKEQVETMKG
- a CDS encoding PEP/pyruvate-binding domain-containing protein; this encodes MESSPRIIISLSEAQNFDNDLVGSKTRNLSLILNRGFRVPQGFCITTEGYSNFIIENNLFHIIDMEVFKKSFEDMRWEEIWDASLRIRSAFLKAKMPLHIEGLVKKEIESFGRNIKFSVRSSSPAEDSFIYSFAGIHESYTNVKGIDEILKAIKLVWASLWSDRAILYREELSLDSINSSIAVLVQKMDKKPVSGLAFSKDPRNGTQNLIIEAVSGFLSKLVDNEVEPQKWFINRNNGEIINHLKPSEKSLMSFLDVKNIGEMILKIENIFGFPVDVEWTGKGDDFTVLQVRPITGLNDQDEDRQWYLTLTPSLNNLKALSKRIENELIPQLEREGIELSKESPDGISRMQLAQKIKERAKIYFKWKDIYWNEFIPFAHGIRNFGTFYNDLVKPDDPYEFMEILKSNELIASKRNRELLGLAKVLNENPDLKNRISAIVSLKGKKLMRNLLQIDDEFRYKFVNLLDTYMDVSYNKKPMNEYPEVILGNIIKLSNQELRGAQITDSKAHEYLDKLYSAAGESRRAEVEENLRMGRLSWKLRDDDNILFGKVENQLLIFLNKGKKILVKEKRIDFDVDLIPENWKAIYNGLIDKNVYLDIDNLKKEEKSNINYKPRQLIGQPSSPGIVTSKARIISSLADFSKLESGEIIVCDAVQPQMTFLMALASGIVERRGGMLVHSSIIAREMGIPSVNGVSKATEIINNGDLITVNGYLGLVIIGEPEFNLERGFEEIKEW
- a CDS encoding heme-binding protein; this translates as MTETLAYEVEIKDDNFEIRMYADHILAHVDLDASFDDAMGIGFSILANYIFGGNRKRSSIEMTAPVTEEKRESEKIAMTTPVTEESLKESEKIKMTTPVIEEKTGNIHRISFVMPAKYTLDTLPEPDDKRIKFEEVKNERVASLRFKGRVKEKLARQKIEELKKWLEKNNIQPKSNFIVAQYNNPAVPGFLRRNEILVDI
- a CDS encoding pyridoxamine 5'-phosphate oxidase family protein; amino-acid sequence: MQKKYDEPMCADLSRDEFCTEDDFKIKDEIRKLLDLENFAVLATQGHGQPYASIISFSASPDFKNIVFATPRETRKFNLLSKSLNVALLIDNRSRMPQSVNRISAVTITGKAKVLDLKERDEWEGILIKKHPYLKSFVGAPSTAVILVDVYRYFFVRRFQEVMEWSPHQG